The DNA segment CGATAAAAATGTACCGGTAATGATAGATGCTGAAGAAACCTGGATACAGGATACGATTGATGAGCTGGCTTTCGATATGATGCGTTTGTTTAATCAGAAAAACTGCATTGTTTACAATACCTATCAGCTGTACCGCCACGATAAACTAGCCGATTTAAAATCAGACCACCTGATAGCCAGGGAACAGGGTTTTGTACTGGGCGTAAAAATGGTACGGGGTGCCTATATGGAAAAAGAACGAAAAAGGGCAGAAGAACTGGGCTTTCCTTCACCTATTCAGGTAGATAAAGCTGCGTGTGACAGGGATTATGATGCTTCTTTACATTATTGTATGGAACACATCAACGACATTGCCTTCGTGTGCGGAACGCATAATGAAAATAGCTGCAGGGTATTGGCCCAATTTCTGGATGAATATAAAATTGCACACAACCATCCTCATGTTTATTTTGCACAGTTATTGGGTATGAGCGACAATTTAAGCTTCAACTTATCAGATGCCGGTTATAATGTAGCTAAATATGTGCCTTATGGGCCAATAAAAGCCGTTATGCCTTATCTTTTCAGGAGAGCTCAGGAAAATACCTCTATAGCAGGTGCAACCAGCAGAGAGCTTGGATTAATTATAAAAGAGAAGCAACGCAGGAGGCTTAAGTAGTAAACAGAGGAGGGATAAATAAAAAAACAGCTTTTGCATCTGCAAAAGCTGTTTTTGTTCATTCGTTGGGTTAATTAAATCAGCCCAGGTCAAACCGGTCCAGATTCATAACTTTGTTCCATGCGAATACAAAATCGGTTATAAACTTCTGCCGGGAATCGGAGCTTCCGTACACTTCAGCAACCGCCCTCAATTCAGAATTGGAGCCAAACACAAGGTCTGCACGGGTGCCGGTCCATTTTATTTCACCGGTGTTGCGGTCACGGCCTTCATAAACTTCCCTATCTGCAGAGGCTGCTTTCCATACGGTGTTCATGTCCAGCAGGTTTACAAAAAAATCATTGCTGAGCTGCCCCGGTTTTGATGTGAAAATACCATGCTTGGAGGCATCAAAATTGGTATCCAATACACGCATACCGCCTAACAATACTGTTAACTCAGGTATTGTAAGTGTGAGCAAGTGGGCCTTATCGATCAGTAGTTCTTCTGTAGATACCGGGATTTTCGATTTGCGATAGTTACGGAATCCGTCGGCAGCAGGTTCCAGGTATCCGAATGATTCTACATCAGTT comes from the Pedobacter heparinus DSM 2366 genome and includes:
- a CDS encoding proline dehydrogenase family protein; translation: METLPKRSLNFDDTEIAFRNKSDTELNAAYWLFKIISSNFLTKVGPPITNFFLNIGLPIKGIIKATLFKHFCGGETIAECEHTIQQLASGKVGTILDYSVEGEEEEIVFDFTCEEIIRTIERATGDKRIPITVFKVTGIGRFGLLEKLDAKKELNAAEQTEFEKLKQRCEKICRRAFDKNVPVMIDAEETWIQDTIDELAFDMMRLFNQKNCIVYNTYQLYRHDKLADLKSDHLIAREQGFVLGVKMVRGAYMEKERKRAEELGFPSPIQVDKAACDRDYDASLHYCMEHINDIAFVCGTHNENSCRVLAQFLDEYKIAHNHPHVYFAQLLGMSDNLSFNLSDAGYNVAKYVPYGPIKAVMPYLFRRAQENTSIAGATSRELGLIIKEKQRRRLK